The following are from one region of the Coccinella septempunctata chromosome 7, icCocSept1.1, whole genome shotgun sequence genome:
- the LOC123316853 gene encoding enhancer of split mbeta protein-like, translating to MAPTPYMLPSAAEYTEEPISRTYQYRKVMKPMLERKRRARINRCLDELKELMVTALQSEGENVSKLEKADILELTVRHLHTLKRQHQLILSPDQNYADKFRAGFSQCAQEVSQFLTAPPSESEDRTSGKRLLQHLGACVRQMDCVPPQMQYSTPPVSPEVKKSMWRPW from the coding sequence ATGGCACCCACGCCTTACATGTTGCCTTCCGCCGCGGAGTACACCGAGGAACCCATATCCAGGACCTACCAGTACCGCAAAGTGATGAAACCGATGCTGGAGAGGAAGAGGAGGGCCAGGATCAACAGGTGCCTGGACGAGCTCAAAGAACTCATGGTGACGGCGCTCCAGAGCGAGGGCGAGAACGTGTCCAAGCTGGAGAAGGCCGACATCCTGGAACTGACCGTACGCCACCTCCACACCCTGAAACGCCAACACCAGCTCATCCTCAGCCCCGATCAGAATTACGCGGATAAGTTCAGGGCCGGATTCTCGCAGTGCGCGCAAGAAGTATCGCAATTTCTGACGGCGCCGCCGTCCGAGTCCGAAGATCGCACCTCCGGCAAGAGATTATTGCAGCATCTCGGCGCCTGTGTACGTCAAATGGACTGCGTGCCACCCCAGATGCAGTACTCCACGCCACCAGTGTCGCCGGAAGTGAAAAAATCCATGTGGAGGCCTTGGTGA
- the LOC123317011 gene encoding glycerol kinase-like: MSENKRLIGAISAGTQSVKFSVFRSLESKVIAEHAVKISSYSPQEGWIEQDPIEIISAVKVCMEKVVEKLGALSKKIVAIGVTNQRETTIVWDKTTGAAYYNAIVWSDIRTDSTVDIILSKVPEGNPHHFKQVCGLPISPYFSAFKIKWLLHYSKDIRQAVRQEKCLFGTVDTWIIWNLTGGVNDGIHVTDVTNASRTFLMNINTLNWDATLLHLFRINDNMLPEIKSSAEVYGHIHDGFPLNGVPISGIVGNQQAALIGHNCLKEGQAKNTYRSGCFLLYNTGYSKVFSSHGLVTTVAYKFGRQPAVYALEGSVAVAGAAIKWLKNNMGFIQDVHETESLAKEVFNTGDVYFVPAFKGLYAPYWRKEARGVICGLTAFSTKHHIVRAALEATCFQTRDILEAMHKDCGIPLNKLMADGKLSQNTLLMQLQADISGTPVFRSQTEDMAPLGAAITAAQAEGIDAWDLNQEGREVIPHDTFLPTTTEDERDARYSKWKMAVQRSLGWAVTKRKTMTEERYRLLASIPGGLFLIGSFVLLVLSEMTSKSQV, encoded by the coding sequence ATGTCTGAAAATAAAAGGCTCATTGGAGCCATTTCTGCGGGAACACAGTCTGTGAAATTCAGTGTGTTTAGGAGCCTTGAAAGTAAAGTTATTGCAGAGCATGCAGTGAAGATTTCATCTTATTCTCCACAAGAAGGATGGATCGAACAGGACCCTATAGAGATTATCAGTGCTGTGAAGGTTTGCATGGAAAAAGTTGTTGAAAAGTTAGGCGCGCTGTCTAAGAAAATTGTGGCAATTGGGGTAACCAATCAGAGGGAGACAACCATAGTTTGGGATAAAACCACAGGGGCTGCTTATTACAATGCAATAGTTTGGAGCGATATCCGTACAGATTCGACTGTAGATATAATATTGTCCAAAGTACCCGAGGGGAATCCCCACCATTTCAAGCAAGTTTGCGGTCTTCCAATTTCTCCATATTTCAGCGCTTTCAAAATAAAATGGTTGTTGCATTACAGCAAAGATATAAGACAAGCTGTTCGACAGGAAAAATGCTTGTTTGGAACTGTCGATACTTGGATTATATGGAATTTGACTGGAGGTGTAAATGATGGTATTCATGTTACGGATGTTACAAATGCTTCAAGAACATTCCTCATGAATATAAATACGTTAAATTGGGATGCTACTCTTTTACATCTGTTTAGAATCAATGATAACATGTTGCCGGAGATAAAAAGTAGTGCCGAAGTATATGGGCATATTCACGATGGTTTTCCATTGAATGGGGTTCCGATATCTGGAATCGTAGGGAATCAACAAGCTGCTCTCATAGGTCATAATTGTTTGAAAGAAGGGCAAGCTAAGAATACCTATAGGAGTGGATGTTTTCTATTGTACAACACGGGGTATTCCAAAGTGTTTTCCTCCCACGGTTTAGTGACCACTGTGGCTTACAAGTTTGGGAGACAACCTGCGGTTTACGCTTTAGAAGGAAGTGTAGCCGTTGCAGGGGCAGCTATCAAATGGCTTAAAAACAACATGGGGTTCATACAAGACGTACACGAAACTGAATCTTTGGCTAAAGAGGTCTTCAACACAGGTGACGTTTACTTTGTACCCGCTTTCAAAGGCTTGTACGCCCCCTACTGGAGAAAAGAAGCGAGAGGTGTAATTTGTGGCCTCACAGCTTTCTCAACCAAACACCACATAGTCAGAGCGGCCCTAGAAGCAACCTGTTTCCAAACCAGGGACATATTAGAAGCTATGCACAAAGACTGCGGCATTCCGTTGAACAAGTTGATGGCGGATGGAAAGCTGAGTCAAAATACCCTTTTGATGCAACTTCAGGCGGACATAAGCGGAACCCCGGTTTTTAGATCTCAAACCGAAGATATGGCACCGTTGGGTGCAGCCATAACTGCGGCTCAAGCAGAAGGGATTGATGCGTGGGATCTGAATCAGGAAGGTAGAGAGGTCATACCTCACGATACTTTCCTACCGACTACCACTGAAGATGAAAGGGATGCCAGGTATTCCAAGTGGAAGATGGCGGTGCAGAGATCCCTGGGATGGGCAGTGACCAAAAGGAAAACCATGACGGAAGAGAGGTATAGGTTGTTGGCTAGTATACCAGGTGGACTTTTTTTGATTGGTTCATTTGTGCTTTTGGTTTTGTCAGAAATGACATCGAAATCTCAGGTATAA
- the LOC123317010 gene encoding vacuolar protein sorting-associated protein 11 homolog, which produces MAFLEWRKFHFFDLQSNVDNGNIAELFKEDCRITVTSNGNNNVVLGDSSGQVHLVNRSWNIHTFRAYELSTDFLYQLRNSSLLVTIGQDEPGVNPLIKIWDTSRLDKNGFPHCFRVSRALPGNRPVQVSALCVHENLQLMALGFIDGSLMLYRGDITRERSSKQKLLRDASSTVTGLAFKSTSTSIYLFLATDSSVLVYNITQKDKEERVHLDNIGCAKRCCVLAESIQESHFMVGRNDAVYCYTTDGRGPCYAIDGEKVMLEWFRSYLIIISKTNRPTAVNSMSNGTQSSVLQGDCITVLDIHNKFIVFSATMPKIKAVLNEFGSFYILDEDNKVYHLDEKDLQSKLSLLFKKNLYDVSIRIAKSQQYDNESLVDIFKQYGDHLCNKGDYTGAIEQYIKTIGKLEPSYVIRKFLDSQHIEKLTMYLQALHKERQATEDHTTLLLNCYTKLSNTLGQNEGLKQFILSKDSDLSYDVDVAIKVCRQGSPAEALMLAKRHQKHDWYIKLLIEDHQKYVDVLDYISSLSFENAELYMKKYGNVLVQKVPNESTQFLKKLCTNYKPKDSPIISESVLTGNYDIPQHAEPEDFIHLFLNNSERLVEFLEYVIEEGSILTTPVYNTLLEHYLHVWTNSQNEKTKWSQKILKLLQNPDIKYDKSQALVVCHMHSFSGGILYLYEEQKLYQQILRYHITKNDTSSVLACCRRFGNQEPTLWLQALWSCVRDTKNPPPDMLSEILTVIAKERLLSPQLVIDALGSETTDITVGHIKNYIMNELKQEEEKTSEITDLIGNYRKDIDKLRKQLDALKSGATVIQGSRCAACHHPLELPTVHFLCQHSYHQHCFQSFCDEDQGCPTCQPENKNLLELLKAREHTTDLNETFHSQLEKAHDGYSVAAEYFGRGVFNRYKDITNKAVKKLIENRDEEEMSRTLIPRMEKEIKDYGYGAEAKMRQTERKTSQNIVQISEGRMRQQESSRYSSSVKSNTSMYERKKEFNSVNSAVLNPFENDYDPSNNPFENEDESEDENNPFRSSYDCDKNLNPFS; this is translated from the exons ATGGCATTCCTTGAA TGGAGGAAATTCCATTTTTTCGATCTTCAGAGTAATGTAGACAATGGAAATATTGCTGAACTATTTAAG GAAGATTGTAGAATAACTGTGACATCGAATGGAAACAATAACGTTGTCTTGGGTGACTCCTCAGGCCAAGTCCATTTAGTGAATCGTTCTTGGAATATTCATACATTTAGAGCGTATGAGTTGAGTACAGATTTTTTGTATCAGCTGAGGAATTCCTCCTTGTTGGTTACAATAGGC CAAGATGAACCTGGTGTTAATCCTCTAATAAAAATATGGGATACAAGCAGATTGGATAAGAATGGTTTCCCCCATTGCTTCAGAGTCAGTAGAGCTCTACCTGGAAATCGTCCGGTCCAAGTTAGTGCACTGTGTGTACATGAAAACTTGCAATTGATGGCTTTAGGTTTTATTGATGGATCATTGATGCTTTATAG AGGGGATATCACCAGAGAAAGGAGTTCCAAACAGAAATTATTAAGGGATGCTAGTAGTACTGTAACAGGCTTGGCATTCAAGTCAACTTCCACAAGTATTTACTTGTTTTTAGCTACCGATAGTTCTGTGCTTGTCTATAACATCACCCAAAAAGATAAAGAAGAAAGG GTTCATCTAGATAATATAGGGTGTGCCAAAAGATGTTGTGTCCTTGCAGAGTCGATCCAAGAGAGTCATTTCATGGTTGGAAGAAATGAT GCCGTTTATTGTTACACAACTGATGGAAGGGGTCCATGTTACGCCATCGACGGCGAAAAAGTAATGCTCGAGTGGTTCAGAAGCTATTTGATTATAATTTCCAAGACTAATCGACCCACGGCAGTGAACTCCATGAGCAACGGCACTCAGAGTTCTGTACTACAAGGTGACTGTATCACCGTGTTGGATATACACAACAAATTCATAGTGTTCTCGGCCACCATGCCGAAGATCAAGGCAGTTCTGAACGAATTCGGTTCTTTTTACATCCTCGATGAGGACAACAAGGTGTACCATTTGGACGAGAAGGATCTGCAATCTAAACTCTCACTTCTGTTCAAGAAAAACCTTTATGATGTTTCAATAAGGATCGCCAAATCGCAGCAGTATGATAATGAAA GTCTTGTGGACATCTTCAAGCAATACGGCGATCACTTGTGCAACAAAGGTGACTACACCGGTGCCATTGAGCAGTACATCAAGACCATCGGAAAACTGGAACCGAGCTACGTCATTCGCAAATTCTTGGACTCGCAACATATCGAAAAGTTGACGATGTACCTCCAGGCTCTGCACAAGGAGAGACAGGCCACAGAAGATCACACCACGCTGCTCTTAAACTGTTACACCAAACTGAGCAATACCCTCGGACAAAACGAGGGTTTGAAACAGTTCATCTTGAGCAAGGACAGCGACTTGAGCTACGATGTGGATGTCGCCATTAAAGTTTGTAG ACAAGGAAGCCCAGCTGAAGCTCTTATGTTAGCCAAACGGCATCAAAAACACGACTGGTACATAAAGCTCCTCATCGAGGACCACCAAAAGTACGTGGACGTCTTGGACTACATCTCCAGTCTAAGTTTTGAAAACGCAGAACTTTACATGAAGAAATACGGAAATGTCCTAGTTCAGAAAGTCCCCAACGAGAGCACTCAGTTCTTGAAGAAGTTATGCACCAATTATAAACCAAAAGATTCCCCGATCATATCAGAGAGTGTCTTGACTGGAAACTACGACATCCCTCAACACGCAGAACCTgaagatttcattcatctattTTTGAATAATTCGGAGAGATTGGTGGAGTTTTTGGAATATGTGATAGAAGAAGG ATCCATCCTCACAACTCCAGTTTATAATACTCTGTTAGAGCATTACCTTCACGTTTGGACAAATTCTCAGAACGAGAAGACCAAATGGAGCCAAAAGATACTGAAGCTCCTTCAGAATCCAGACATCAAATACGACAAATCGCAGGCGCTCGTCGTATGTCACATGCACTCGTTTAGCGGGGGTATTTTATACTTGTACGAAGAGCAGAAACTATACCAACAAATTTTGAGGTATCACATCACCAAGAACGACACGAGCTCCGTTCTGGCGTGCTGCAGGAGATTCGGGAATCAGGAACCGACGCTGTGGTTACAAGCGCTCTGGTCCTGTGTTAGGGACACGAAGAATCCTCCGCCAGATATGCTTAGTGAG ATTTTGACCGTGATTGCCAAGGAGAGGCTGCTCTCTCCGCAACTTGTAATCGACGCTTTAGGATCGGAAACGACCGATATAACAGTCGGGCACATCAAAAACTACATTATGAACGAGCTGAAACAGGAAGAGGAAAAAACTTCGGAAATCACGGATCTGATTGGGAACTATCGTAAAGACATAGATAAATTGAGGAAACAGTTGGATGCGCTCAAAAGTGGGGCCACTGTCATTCAAG GATCTCGTTGCGCGGCATGTCACCATCCCCTGGAACTCCCGACAGTCCACTTCTTGTGTCAGCACAGCTACCATCAACACTGCTTTCAAAGCTTCTGCGATGAAGATCAGGGTTGTCCCACGTGCCAGCCGGAGAATAAGAATCTATTGGAGCTGTTGAAGGCCAGAGAACACACAACAGACTTGAACGAAACGTTTCATTCACAACTGGAAAAGGCCCACGATGGGTACTCGGTAGCTGCCGAATATTTTGGTAGGGGTGTCTTTAACAGGTATAAAGACATCACAAACAAGGCTGTGAAGAAGTTGATTGAAAACAGAGACGAGGAAGAGATGTCCAGGACTTTGATACCGAGGATGGAGAAAGAG atTAAAGACTACGGTTACGGAGCGGAGGCGAAAATGAGACAAACAGAAAGGAAAACTTCTCAAAATATAGTACAAATCTCGGAAGGAAGGATGAGGCAGCAAGAATCCAGCAGATACAGTTCTTCAGTTAAATCCAACACTAGCATGTATGAGAGAAAGAAGGAATTCAATTCGGTGAATTCTGCTGTTTTGAATCCGTTTGAAAATGATTATGATCCATCAAATAATCCGTTTGAAAACGAGGATGAATCTGAAGATGAAAATAATCCTTTCAGATCGAGTTATGATTGTGATAAGAACTTGAATCCTTTCTCGTAG